One Phaseolus vulgaris cultivar G19833 chromosome 4, P. vulgaris v2.0, whole genome shotgun sequence DNA window includes the following coding sequences:
- the LOC137838746 gene encoding uncharacterized protein — translation MIVHAFRKGIVPGPFSESLIRNRPKTFGEIRRRAVAHIATKGEVHEKRTCVVPMRPRAPSQPQALRVHEETTEKNTPAKQQPYQPRKPQTRGHARENVPPRHNFIVEIKVLITIPNVVERLKIPAKTNKKLGPNKNSWCEFHQAFGHPIRNCLALGHQLDELVKNGFLRDYLQETQGVADVAVIGGDQGHEIPVHGEVHTISGSFSRGGCTASQRKRYARTVMSVEAQEANDALDIDLIFTKVDLRDVAPHDNDSVVISVVIAGRKVYCVLVDQGSSANVMFWTTFNKLQLSPDLLRPYTGCMYGFAGDQVEVRGHLELRTTFTDGIVSCTENIRYLVVNAPSAYNILLGRPTLNRLRAVSTTRHMKMKLPDLGGKVITIKPDQKEAKRCYENSLKTKRWVFMVTTRAPSEGGVAPPEINTRERRPEPATEASKRRVEYKCSSRLKPLQFQVADLVMRKAHPYRLENKLSPSGLVLSE, via the coding sequence ATGATAGTGCACGCGTTCAGAAAGGGCATTGTGCCAGGGCCCTTCAGTGAATCACTCATCAGGAATCGCCCTAAAACTTTCGGCGAGATAAGGCGCCGAGCGGTGGCTCACATTGCTACGAAGGGAGAAGTCCATGAGAAGCGCACGTGTGTTGTTCCCATGCGCCCACGTGCACCAAGTCAACCTCAAGCCCTAAGGGTACATGAGGAAACGACAGAGAAGAATACCCCGGCGAAGCAGCAGCCCTATCAACCTAGGAAGCCCCAAACCAGGGGGCATGCAAGAGAAAATGTGCCACCAAGGCACAACTTCATAGTGGAAATAAAGGTCCTCATCACTATCCCCAACGTAGTAGAGAGACTGAAGATACCCGCCAAGACCAACAAGAAGCTCGGTCCCAACAAGAActcctggtgtgagtttcaccaagcattcggccaccccatacgcaactgtttggcgttgggacaccagcTGGATGAGTTGGTGAAGAACGGTTTCCTGAGGGATTACTTGCAGGAAACACAAGGTGTTGCGGACGTGGCGGTGATAGGGGGTGACCAGGGGCATGAAATCCCTGTGCATGGTGAAGTCCACACCATTTCGGGAAGTTTTTCAAGAGGAGGGTGCACCGCTTCTCAGCGAAAGAGATATGCACGAACAGTGATGTCGGTAGAAGCACAAGAGGCAAATGATGCTCTCGACATCGACCTCATCTTCACCAAGGTCGACCTCCGAGACGTCGCCCCACACGACAATGACTCGGTGGTCATCTCAGTAGTAATCGCTGGGAGGAAGGTATACTGTGTACTGGTggatcaaggaagttcggcaaaCGTGATGTTCTGGACGACTTTCAACAAGCTTCAATTGTCCCCCGACCTGTTGAGGCCTTATACTGGCTGCATGTACGGTTTCGcgggagaccaggtggaggtgcgtggGCACTTGGAGTTGAGGACCACCTTCACAGATGGTATCGTGTCCTGTACGGAGAACATCAGGTACCTCGTCGtcaacgccccttcagcatataacatacTGCTAGGTAGACCTACGCTAAACAGGCTGAGGGCGGTATCaacgacgaggcacatgaagatgaagttgcctgaCTTGGGGGGaaaggtgattaccatcaagccagatcagaaggaggctaagaggtgttatgagaacagcctcaaAACAAAGAGATGGGTGTTCATGGTTACCACCAGGGCACCAAGTGAAGGAGGGGTCGCCCCACCAGAGATAAACACCCGTGAGAGGCGACCCGAACCAGCAACTGAAGCGtcaaagagaagggtggagtacaagtgcAGCTCAAGGCTGAAGCCTCTCCAGTTtcaggtcgccgacctggtgatgcggaaGGCCCACCCCTATCGACTAGAGAACAAGCTATCCCCAAGTGGACTTGTCCTTTCAGAGTGA
- the LOC137837573 gene encoding probable membrane-associated kinase regulator 6: MEASHPLSIESFSYSWLVNLKPSIESLDGSLRASLDASDEASFIEMDPRMPPSKRFFRNSQDFKFDFPASQSPLTLVDADELFSNGYLMPLFVESLKMEAYEASDANPSLPSSSHVPKIAVPNAHSRCPSLKRCRTLSRRIFQKYLNFLRPLCRRLRSGKSGSKPESVIKRTESAKNRGCYSETSPRISVAYSADDWRKSCDSESSIYEAVLHCKRSIERMN, translated from the exons ATGGAAGCTTCTCATCCTCTTTCTATTGAAAGTTTCTCTTACAGTTGGTTAGTGAACCTGAAGCCATCTATAGAAAGCCTTGATGGCTCCCTCAGAGCTTCCCTTGATGCTTCTGATGAAGCTTCCTTCATTGAAATGGACCCAAGAATGCCACCTTCTAAAAGATTCTTCCGAAACTCCCAAGATTTCAAATTTGACTTCCCAGCTTCACAGTCCCCTCTCACTCTTGTTGATGCTGATGAGCTCTTTTCCAATGGTTACCTCATGCCCCTTTTTGTTGAGTCTTTGAAAATGGAAGCATATGAGGCTTCAGATGCCAATCCAAGTCTACCTTCCTCATCACATGTGCCAAAAATTGCGGTTCCTAATGCTCATTCTAGATGCCCTTCATTGAAAAGGTGCAGAACATTATCAAGGAGAATATTTCAGAAGTATCTCAACTTCTTAAGGCCCTTGTGTAGAAGATTGAGGAGTGGCAAATCAGGTTCAAAACCTGAATCTGTTATTAAAAGAACTGAGTCAGCAAAGAATAGGGGATGCTATTCTGAAACATCCCCACGGATTAGTGTAGCTTATTCAGCTGATGACTGGCGCAAGTCCTGCGATTCCGAAAGTTCAATTTATGAAGCAGTTCTCCATTGCAAAAGATCCATTG AGAGAATGAATTAA